A single region of the Nicotiana sylvestris chromosome 6, ASM39365v2, whole genome shotgun sequence genome encodes:
- the LOC138872025 gene encoding uncharacterized protein, with protein MFPDVRLPLGFKIPKFEKYDGHGNPMAHLKKYCNQQRSVGGKEELLMAYFGESLTGVASEWFMDQNTSHWYVWDDMARAFVKQFQYNIDIAPDHNSLSNPKQKPTKSFREYAIKWREQAARVKPPMDDHELITVFFKVQEPDYFQNMMSVVGKSFSKAIKMGEIVENGLKTGRIISQAVLKAATQAFQIDSDNFGNTNEKFEEIMMTSGSRRGPRRTSRRYEQPSQPPKHPRRRAQASQNLLQPPQNFQVPYKPHPSQGYRAEQRLKANFIPIGDSSASLFEKLKHYDMIAPIPPNHVDPHARSFDPSKRFEYHSNAQGHDIESCQDLKREIERMIQKKLIVIQDSNTQNITQNPLPVHYDAHFMGMIPSDMEYENPLGNLPTEIREDHGDSDEHICG; from the exons atgttccccgatgttcgTTTGCCACTGGGTTTCAAgatccccaaatttgaaaagtatgatggacatggaaaTCCCATGGCCCACCTGAAAAAGTATTGCAATCAACAAAGAAGTGTGGGAGGAAAGGAAGAATTACttatggcttattttggggaaagccttacgggtgtggcctccgaatggtttatggatcaaaacACCTCtcactggtatgtctgggatgacatggcccgagcctttgtcaaacagttccaatacaacattgacattgccccagaccacaattccctttcaaacccgAAGCAGAAACCAActaaaagtttcagggaatatgctattaaatggagagaacaagcagctagagttaagccacccatggatgaccacgagctaatcactgtcttcttTAAGgttcaagagccagattacttccaaaacatgatgtccgtagttggaaaatccttctcgaaagcaatcaaaatgggagaaatagtAGAGAATGGCCTTAAGACGGGCAggattataagtcaagcagttctcaaagccgcaactcaggctttCCAGATTGACTCCGATAATTTTGGTAACACGAATGAGAAgtttgaagaaatcatgatgacatcagggtcgagaagaggtcccaggagaacatctcgaaggtatgagcagccttcTCAG ccaccaaaacaccctagAAGGCGAGCACAAGCATCGCAAAATCTcctccagcctccacaaaattttcaagtacCCTATAagccacatccaagccagggatATAGAgcggaacaaaggttgaaagctaATTTTATACCAATAGGAGATTCttctgcaagcttgtttgagaagttaaagcattacgacatgattgcacccattcctccaaatcatgtggacccacatGCAAGAAgttttgacccttctaaaaggtttgaataccattccaatgcccaggggcacgaTATTGAAAGTTGtcaggatttgaaaagagaaatagaaaggatgatccagaaaaaattgattgtgatccaagacagtaacacccagaatatcacgcagaatcctttacctgtacattatgatgcacactttatggggatGATACCtagtgacatggagtatgagaatcctctcgggaacttgccGACTGAAATCAGAGAAGAccatggtgattctgatgagcatATTTGTGGTTAA